The following are encoded together in the Roseovarius sp. EL26 genome:
- the tsaE gene encoding tRNA (adenosine(37)-N6)-threonylcarbamoyltransferase complex ATPase subunit type 1 TsaE produces MPTFSQIITSHSPEETCKLAQQLAPCLDVGDVVLLSGGIGAGKTHFARCFIQALLDVPEDIPSPTFTLVQTYTAKGLEIWHTDLYRLSDVYEIEELGLTEAFETAICLVEWPDRLRNFAPKGALNITLSSTQQDDQRKLHLSWDNQSWGEKLKGLLNAVA; encoded by the coding sequence ATGCCAACCTTTAGCCAAATCATCACCTCTCACTCTCCTGAAGAGACGTGCAAACTTGCACAACAATTGGCACCCTGTCTGGATGTCGGTGATGTTGTATTGTTATCGGGTGGCATTGGTGCCGGGAAAACACATTTTGCTCGCTGCTTCATTCAGGCCCTGCTGGACGTGCCCGAAGATATCCCATCGCCGACATTCACATTGGTTCAAACATACACCGCGAAGGGGTTGGAAATCTGGCATACTGACCTTTACCGCCTCAGCGATGTCTACGAAATCGAAGAGCTTGGCCTGACAGAGGCCTTTGAAACCGCCATCTGTCTTGTTGAATGGCCGGATCGGTTAAGAAATTTCGCACCCAAGGGCGCATTAAATATCACTCTCAGCAGCACCCAACAGGATGATCAGCGCAAGCTGCATCTGAGCTGGGATAATCAAAGTTGGGGTGAAAAACTAAAAGGGCTTTTGAATGCCGTCGCGTAA
- a CDS encoding nucleotidyltransferase family protein: MRNAPDAVMLFAAGFGTRMGALTANCPKPMIPVAGKPLIDHALDQITDFGMGTIVANLHYKPEQIISHLARSDILFSDESDEILETGGGLRAALPLLGSRPVFTMNTDAVWKGPNPLDLLAKGWNPEKMDALLLCIPLANAVNHTGKGDFLIDPSGRASRGPGLVYSGLQILKTDGLHAIPERAFSLNLLWNKMRENQRLFAIAYTGHWADVGSPEGITAAESMLDQDHV; the protein is encoded by the coding sequence ATGCGCAACGCTCCAGACGCCGTAATGTTGTTCGCTGCGGGCTTTGGCACTCGCATGGGTGCACTGACCGCAAATTGCCCCAAACCGATGATCCCCGTCGCAGGCAAACCACTGATTGATCATGCGCTGGATCAGATCACTGATTTCGGTATGGGCACCATCGTCGCCAATCTGCACTACAAACCCGAGCAGATTATATCACATCTGGCCAGATCTGATATCCTGTTTTCTGACGAAAGCGATGAAATCCTTGAAACCGGTGGCGGCCTGCGCGCTGCGCTGCCACTATTGGGTAGCCGACCCGTATTTACCATGAATACCGATGCCGTGTGGAAGGGGCCTAATCCTTTGGATCTGCTGGCAAAGGGTTGGAATCCTGAAAAAATGGATGCGTTACTACTTTGTATTCCGCTTGCAAATGCGGTCAATCACACCGGTAAGGGTGACTTTCTTATTGATCCATCTGGCCGTGCCAGCCGGGGGCCTGGCCTTGTGTATTCGGGTCTCCAGATTCTGAAAACTGATGGGTTACATGCGATCCCAGAGCGCGCTTTTTCCTTGAACCTATTATGGAATAAGATGCGGGAAAATCAGCGACTATTTGCTATTGCCTACACCGGTCACTGGGCTGATGTCGGGTCACCCGAGGGGATCACCGCCGCCGAATCCATGCTGGATCAGGATCATGTTTGA
- a CDS encoding PAS-domain containing protein, with translation MSVWVYIGVGVAAGILSLVVISIAAWLFSSQAAPDGPQSNHTTSRFLFHADQLIDHNLNDLDSPHTVKPTLQTWQDFRNWTAGRFGTLPETLAHHAPQNVKIFDENDGSATLEIRYKNCNHLVILSDASELSPVGKHQLLRNSRARMAEQGTLESAPCAILQINPQDGQRQESALWQQFTNDQKDILDRDITEMLEQNITQPRQIALNQASGTRWVELMVHETEDLRSCYATDISELVEAKNAQRAFLQTLTKTFANLSTGLCIFDRDHQLVLFNPALVNLTHLPIDFLSARPNLMSFFDKLRDLQMMPEPKNYAAWRIQINQMITSAVGGNYDETWPLPNGLTYRITGRPHPDGAVAFLFDDITDDVVLTRRFRTQIDIRQTTLDSLEDAIAVFSPAKTLLFCNAALARLIGFDPDQGITEISVIDLIERCAIGSTELQSWNEIEKQLSTPTHQIAFSKIIQGKSGPRWQCHIAPLAGNLLMLRICKPDIKKLVKTQPEIA, from the coding sequence ATGTCTGTATGGGTTTATATCGGGGTCGGGGTTGCGGCGGGGATATTGTCTTTGGTGGTAATCAGCATCGCCGCCTGGCTATTCTCTTCTCAAGCCGCACCAGATGGCCCCCAGAGCAATCATACCACTTCAAGGTTTCTGTTTCATGCCGATCAACTGATTGACCATAACCTTAATGATCTAGACAGCCCACATACCGTAAAACCGACCCTTCAGACCTGGCAGGATTTTCGCAACTGGACAGCAGGGCGATTTGGCACGCTGCCCGAAACACTTGCCCATCACGCACCACAAAATGTAAAGATTTTTGATGAAAACGATGGTTCTGCCACGCTTGAGATCCGTTACAAAAATTGTAATCACCTTGTCATTTTGAGCGACGCCTCTGAACTTTCACCCGTGGGAAAACATCAGCTGCTACGCAACAGCAGAGCGCGAATGGCAGAGCAAGGCACATTAGAATCCGCACCCTGCGCGATCTTACAAATCAATCCCCAAGACGGACAGCGTCAGGAAAGCGCCCTTTGGCAACAGTTCACCAATGATCAGAAGGATATTCTTGATCGTGATATCACCGAAATGCTCGAACAAAACATCACACAACCCAGACAGATCGCCCTCAACCAGGCATCGGGCACGCGGTGGGTAGAACTTATGGTGCATGAAACCGAGGACCTCCGATCGTGCTATGCCACAGACATTTCAGAATTGGTTGAAGCTAAGAACGCGCAACGAGCCTTTTTGCAAACCTTGACTAAAACATTTGCGAACCTGTCTACGGGTCTATGTATTTTCGATCGTGATCATCAATTGGTGCTGTTCAATCCTGCCCTTGTTAACCTGACTCATTTACCGATTGATTTTCTTAGTGCACGGCCAAATTTGATGAGCTTCTTTGACAAATTACGCGACCTTCAGATGATGCCTGAACCGAAAAACTATGCCGCATGGCGCATTCAAATCAACCAGATGATCACCAGTGCCGTTGGTGGAAACTATGATGAAACATGGCCGCTGCCAAACGGGTTGACCTATCGCATCACCGGGCGCCCACATCCGGACGGGGCTGTCGCATTTCTGTTTGATGACATCACAGACGATGTTGTGCTAACCCGTCGGTTTCGCACCCAAATCGACATTCGGCAAACCACCCTTGATTCACTCGAGGATGCCATCGCTGTCTTTTCCCCAGCCAAAACCCTGTTGTTCTGTAATGCAGCCCTGGCCCGCCTGATCGGATTTGACCCCGATCAAGGCATTACTGAAATTTCTGTGATTGACCTGATTGAACGCTGCGCAATTGGTTCCACTGAATTACAGAGCTGGAACGAAATTGAAAAGCAGCTGTCGACACCAACACACCAAATAGCGTTTTCTAAAATCATTCAAGGCAAGTCTGGACCACGCTGGCAATGTCATATTGCGCCCCTTGCAGGGAATTTGCTCATGCTGCGGATTTGCAAGCCTGACATCAAAAAGCTGGTCAAAACACAGCCGGAAATCGCCTGA
- the trxA gene encoding thioredoxin codes for MSTVAVTDATFDAEVKNSDVPVVVDFWAEWCGPCKQIGPALEELAAEMNGKVKIAKVDVDSNPNAAAAMGVRGIPALFIFKDGEVVSNRAGAAPKAALQSWIEDSI; via the coding sequence ATGTCCACCGTCGCCGTTACAGATGCCACCTTTGATGCCGAAGTCAAAAACTCTGACGTTCCTGTTGTTGTAGACTTCTGGGCCGAATGGTGTGGCCCCTGCAAACAAATCGGCCCCGCTCTGGAAGAGTTGGCGGCAGAAATGAACGGCAAGGTTAAAATCGCCAAGGTTGACGTTGACAGCAACCCCAATGCTGCTGCGGCCATGGGTGTACGCGGTATTCCCGCGCTGTTCATTTTCAAGGATGGCGAAGTGGTGTCTAACCGTGCTGGTGCCGCACCTAAGGCAGCACTGCAAAGCTGGATCGAAGACAGCATCTAA
- the addB gene encoding double-strand break repair protein AddB, with protein sequence MFDALDHPRVYGVSLGSDFPKALVNGLVARTANLPPDALARCHLVVNTRRMARRVRALFDQGPPCLLPKISLISQLPDTYFPSQIPPAAPPLRRRLEVAQLITRLLESDPSIASRASVYDLADQLVALMDEMQGEGVSPDMIDALDVSDQSGHWRRIKSFLGIVSPYFESNQNEPDPEARQRRAIEQLIESWHASPPDHPVIVAGSTGSRGATQILMQAVAKLPQGAIILPGFDLDMPGAVWDRLMPNNSDGLPLEDHPQYRFADLMEKLGLQFDDVPHWHQAPPANPNRNKVLSLALRPAPVTDQWLIDGPNLPDLPAAMQDVTLLNAASQRHEAMAIALRLRQAAQDGTTAALITPDRNLTRQVSAALDRWNITPDDSAGMPLHRSAPGRFLRHVGDLLRQPLTAELLLTLLKHPLCHAGQGRGPHLRLTRELELHLRRKAAPYPDEETLHNWAEGCGIEGAKDWIVWLCYCLIGQNNAADQPMSDLIVHHIDLAERLSGGIDPDDAPALWSGDAGKAAHQVMQELVEAAPAASVLNTFDYINIFSAVLARKEVRNPITPNPNILIWGTLEARVQGVELLILAGLNEGSWPESPSPDPWLNRALRHQAGLLLPERRTGLSAHDFQQAACAPEVWFTRSLRSNDSETITSRWVNRLQNLLSGLPDQGGPEALQQMQARGQLWLDRVQALENPTPIDPAPRPAPCPPPSARPKRLSVTEIRHLIRDPYAIYAKHILNLRPLDPLMRGPDPAIRGTVLHKVLEKFIRATLDHSETLTKSHLLQLTQDILATDVPWAEARTLWLARMEQIADWFIETEQVRRTVARPTAFEARGSASCTDPEFSLNGTADRIDMDETGAVHVYDYKTGTPPTKDQQVHFDKQLLLEAAIAQQSGFGNLAPAHVARAVYIGLASGGKEVDAPLLDEPPEVTWDKLKMLISAYSETETGYTARRAMHLKRDYGNYDQLARFGEWDITDDPDKSRVG encoded by the coding sequence ATGTTTGACGCCTTGGACCACCCGCGTGTTTATGGCGTGTCGTTGGGGTCCGACTTTCCCAAAGCTTTAGTTAATGGGCTGGTTGCGCGCACAGCAAACTTGCCGCCCGATGCTTTGGCCCGCTGTCATTTGGTGGTCAACACCCGCCGTATGGCCCGGCGCGTTCGTGCATTATTTGATCAGGGGCCACCATGCTTGCTGCCCAAAATTTCTCTAATCAGCCAATTACCTGACACCTATTTTCCCAGTCAGATTCCGCCAGCCGCACCACCATTGCGCCGCCGGCTTGAAGTGGCGCAATTGATCACCCGTCTGCTGGAAAGTGATCCAAGTATCGCATCTCGGGCCTCGGTTTATGATCTGGCGGATCAGCTGGTCGCACTGATGGATGAAATGCAGGGCGAGGGCGTCTCACCTGATATGATCGATGCACTTGATGTTTCAGATCAGTCCGGTCATTGGCGTCGCATAAAATCATTTTTAGGCATTGTTAGTCCCTATTTTGAAAGTAATCAAAACGAACCTGATCCTGAGGCACGTCAACGTCGCGCCATCGAACAGCTAATCGAATCCTGGCACGCATCCCCACCTGATCATCCAGTGATCGTCGCCGGATCCACCGGGTCCCGTGGTGCGACACAGATCTTGATGCAGGCGGTCGCAAAGCTACCTCAGGGTGCGATTATTCTGCCCGGTTTTGATTTAGATATGCCGGGCGCGGTCTGGGATCGCCTTATGCCCAACAACTCTGACGGGCTACCGCTTGAGGATCATCCCCAATATCGTTTTGCCGACCTAATGGAAAAACTGGGCCTGCAGTTTGATGATGTGCCGCACTGGCATCAGGCGCCCCCCGCAAACCCAAACCGAAACAAGGTCTTGTCACTGGCCTTAAGACCCGCACCTGTTACGGATCAATGGTTGATTGACGGCCCGAACCTGCCCGATTTGCCCGCAGCCATGCAGGATGTCACCTTGCTGAATGCTGCCTCACAACGACATGAAGCGATGGCCATCGCCCTGCGTCTGCGGCAAGCCGCACAAGATGGCACGACCGCCGCGCTGATCACACCTGATCGTAACCTCACCCGGCAGGTATCTGCTGCGCTTGATCGTTGGAACATCACCCCGGATGATAGTGCAGGCATGCCATTGCACCGCTCGGCTCCCGGGCGATTTTTACGTCACGTCGGTGATCTGTTGCGCCAACCCCTGACGGCAGAATTACTGCTGACTTTGCTCAAACACCCGCTATGCCATGCGGGGCAGGGACGCGGCCCACACCTGCGATTAACCCGCGAACTTGAACTGCATTTGCGCCGCAAAGCTGCCCCATATCCAGATGAGGAAACCTTGCATAACTGGGCTGAAGGGTGCGGAATTGAAGGGGCAAAAGACTGGATAGTCTGGCTCTGTTACTGCTTAATTGGTCAAAATAATGCAGCAGATCAACCAATGTCAGATCTCATCGTGCATCATATTGATCTTGCTGAACGGCTTTCAGGTGGGATCGATCCGGATGATGCACCCGCATTGTGGTCTGGCGATGCAGGAAAGGCCGCACATCAAGTAATGCAGGAACTGGTTGAGGCCGCGCCTGCCGCCAGCGTGCTGAATACATTTGACTATATCAACATCTTTTCTGCTGTCCTTGCGCGCAAAGAAGTTCGCAACCCAATTACACCCAACCCAAACATTTTGATCTGGGGCACGTTAGAGGCTCGCGTTCAAGGCGTTGAGCTGCTTATTCTTGCCGGGCTTAACGAAGGGTCTTGGCCCGAAAGTCCCAGCCCGGACCCGTGGCTTAACCGCGCCTTGCGTCACCAAGCGGGCCTGCTTTTACCGGAACGTCGGACGGGGCTATCGGCACATGACTTTCAACAGGCCGCCTGTGCACCAGAGGTTTGGTTTACCCGGTCTCTTAGATCTAACGATTCTGAAACGATTACCTCTCGCTGGGTGAACCGCTTACAAAACCTGCTTTCTGGCCTGCCTGACCAAGGCGGCCCAGAAGCCCTGCAACAAATGCAAGCCCGCGGGCAGCTGTGGCTTGACCGTGTTCAAGCTCTTGAAAACCCTACTCCAATAGACCCAGCCCCGCGCCCTGCACCATGCCCACCGCCATCTGCACGGCCAAAGCGGTTATCAGTGACCGAGATCCGCCATTTGATCCGCGACCCCTATGCCATCTATGCCAAACACATTTTAAACCTACGCCCGCTTGACCCGCTTATGCGTGGCCCAGATCCGGCAATTCGCGGCACGGTATTGCATAAAGTGCTCGAAAAATTCATCCGCGCCACGCTGGATCATTCAGAAACCTTAACTAAATCCCATCTGTTACAATTGACGCAAGATATTTTGGCCACCGATGTACCATGGGCTGAGGCGCGCACATTATGGCTGGCGCGAATGGAACAGATTGCAGATTGGTTTATCGAAACTGAACAGGTACGCCGCACGGTCGCCCGCCCAACCGCGTTTGAGGCGCGCGGCAGCGCCAGTTGCACGGACCCCGAATTTTCCCTGAACGGCACAGCCGATCGTATAGACATGGATGAAACTGGTGCTGTGCATGTCTATGATTACAAGACCGGCACCCCACCAACCAAAGATCAACAGGTTCATTTTGATAAACAACTACTGCTAGAGGCCGCAATTGCACAGCAATCCGGCTTTGGCAACCTTGCTCCGGCCCATGTTGCACGCGCGGTATATATCGGCCTTGCCAGTGGCGGCAAAGAGGTTGACGCCCCGCTTTTGGATGAACCGCCCGAGGTAACATGGGATAAGCTAAAAATGCTAATTTCGGCCTATTCAGAGACCGAAACTGGCTATACAGCCCGACGCGCGATGCATCTGAAGCGTGATTATGGTAACTATGATCAATTGGCCCGATTTGGCGAATGGGACATCACTGATGATCCGGATAAATCAAGGGTCGGATGA
- a CDS encoding aminoglycoside phosphotransferase family protein yields MPSRNDLLNNFITHSGWSEAEISMVAGDASNRKYFRLRQHDNTTAIIMDAPPEKGEDVRPFVNISTHLSGLGFSAPRILAQDDTAGFLLLEDLGDDLFARVLKNDLSKENRLYSAATTLLADLHTHPTPEGLGAYSPAVMADLAALAFDWYLTQADKKNNAAAQEFRQKMQQVLEDYAPDTNVLIQRDYHAENLLWLPDRNGTARVGLLDYQDALKGHRAYDLVSLLQDARRDVSPQVQQAMLEQYISQTDVNDTKFRNAYYCLGAQRNLRIVGVFARLCVRDGKAHYVDLIPRVWAHLMRDLDHPAMADVATLVRDTLPSPTLETLQRLKDKCATLQTP; encoded by the coding sequence ATGCCGTCGCGTAACGATTTACTCAACAATTTTATCACCCACTCTGGATGGAGTGAGGCCGAGATCAGCATGGTGGCTGGCGATGCGTCCAACCGAAAGTACTTTCGTCTGCGGCAACACGATAACACCACTGCTATTATCATGGATGCCCCGCCCGAAAAGGGTGAAGATGTTCGGCCTTTTGTCAACATATCAACCCACCTGTCCGGGCTTGGCTTTAGCGCACCCCGCATTCTGGCACAGGATGATACGGCCGGGTTCTTGTTGCTCGAAGATCTTGGCGATGATCTTTTTGCGCGGGTGTTGAAAAATGATCTTTCGAAAGAAAACCGTCTCTATTCCGCGGCAACAACGTTATTGGCAGATCTTCACACCCATCCTACACCAGAGGGCCTGGGCGCATACAGCCCAGCCGTAATGGCAGATCTGGCCGCGCTGGCATTTGACTGGTATCTCACGCAGGCAGATAAAAAAAATAACGCCGCTGCTCAAGAGTTTCGCCAGAAAATGCAGCAGGTTCTTGAGGATTATGCCCCAGATACAAATGTCCTCATTCAACGGGATTACCATGCTGAAAACCTGCTGTGGCTGCCTGATCGCAACGGAACCGCGCGGGTTGGGCTTTTGGATTACCAAGACGCCCTCAAGGGTCACCGCGCCTATGATCTTGTCTCGCTATTGCAAGACGCTCGCCGTGATGTCAGCCCGCAGGTCCAACAAGCCATGCTGGAACAGTACATTTCGCAAACTGATGTCAACGACACGAAATTCCGCAACGCCTATTATTGCCTTGGTGCACAACGCAACCTGCGTATTGTTGGCGTCTTTGCCCGACTTTGTGTACGTGACGGCAAAGCGCATTATGTTGACCTGATCCCACGGGTCTGGGCCCATTTAATGCGCGACCTCGACCATCCCGCGATGGCAGACGTTGCGACATTGGTGCGTGATACCCTGCCCAGCCCAACCCTCGAAACCCTGCAAAGGCTCAAAGACAAATGCGCAACGCTCCAGACGCCGTAA
- the addA gene encoding double-strand break repair helicase AddA — MMQFDDATQKQINAARPERSTWLSANAGSGKTRVLTDRVARLLLDQVDPQHILCLTYTKAAASEMQNRLFKRLGEWAMLNDPDLTDALQVLGYESAITSQILADARRLFARAIETPGGLKIQTIHSFCSSLLRRFPLESGVSPQFVEMDERAAAQLRSQIIEDLANGPQAEVLAKTALYFTGETLADLAAEVVRQQTVFEKPYDTSALHQHFSLDPDITTGDLIASVFLGGELELLKALIAALRQSGANDQKAAAQLMLVKFADQNALPILESVFLTKSGKTPFSAKIGSFPTKACRETLSDLMPQIEDLMRRVETAREARIALSALNKTRALYDFAQAFLPAYSAAKQFRGWLDFDDLILKARALLTNSDVAAWVLFRLDGGIDHILVDEAQDTSPVQWQVIERLAQEFTSGEGARADVLRTIFVVGDKKQSIYSFQGADPGEFDRMQLEFDKRLSSIGTPLQGLEMEYSFRSSQAILSLVDQAFQNNETSGFAANLTHKAFHADMPGRVDLWPLVEKNNSEDGPEWFQPVDVKAASDPTVILAHTIATNIRQLIDSKSAIPDGQGMRPVQAGDFLILFQKRSELFHEIIRECKAQSLPIAGADRLKIGAELAVRDLVAILSFLATPEDSLSLAIILKSPLFNWSEAQLYNLAHARADKYLWTSLRNRADEFSNVMDVLDDLRQQADYMRPYELLERILTRHDGRRLFLGRLGFEAEDGIDALLAQAIAYEQQAADSLTGFLQWMQADDLEIKRQLENSGDRIRVMTVHGAKGLEAPIVILADTAKQQSRQHNQVITQGDLAFWRTKADETPKNLAQITEHLKTADTAERNRLLYVAMTRAEKWLIVAAAGDLGKSGDTWHDKIRTAMEHLGAVEHSFLRGTGLRLEHGDWSEPSQTSEEPSPEDIVPLPDFYHQAAPNPQQPTKTLSPSELGGAKALPGDDGLDEEAAKRRGRQIHLLLEHLPKFATTDWHSMAVELLNSGSDSAQPDEISAIFAEASTVLNTSDLVTLFAENTLAEVPITATLPVLNCQRIHGVIDRLIIDEHRILAVDFKSNATVPATPQDCPEGLLRQMGAYALALSQIYPDHKIDVALLWTRTASLMSLPHDLVTDAVSRTVIP, encoded by the coding sequence ATGATGCAATTTGATGACGCCACTCAAAAACAGATCAACGCTGCACGCCCGGAAAGGTCAACTTGGTTGTCGGCCAATGCCGGATCCGGCAAAACCCGTGTTCTAACCGACCGTGTTGCCCGGTTGTTGTTGGATCAGGTCGACCCGCAACACATTTTGTGCCTGACCTATACCAAGGCCGCCGCGAGTGAGATGCAAAACCGTTTGTTCAAACGTTTGGGCGAATGGGCAATGCTGAATGATCCAGATCTGACCGATGCATTGCAAGTGCTGGGGTATGAAAGTGCGATTACCTCACAAATTCTTGCCGATGCCCGCCGCCTGTTTGCCCGCGCGATCGAAACCCCCGGTGGGTTGAAAATCCAAACGATCCACTCGTTTTGTTCATCCTTGCTACGCCGGTTCCCTCTGGAATCTGGCGTCAGCCCACAATTTGTTGAAATGGACGAACGCGCAGCGGCTCAGTTACGGAGCCAAATCATCGAAGATCTTGCCAATGGCCCACAAGCCGAAGTTTTGGCGAAAACCGCGCTGTATTTTACTGGTGAAACGCTAGCCGATCTGGCAGCCGAGGTTGTTCGTCAGCAAACGGTATTTGAAAAACCCTATGACACTTCTGCACTTCATCAGCATTTTAGTCTTGATCCTGACATAACCACTGGCGATTTGATTGCCTCTGTCTTTCTTGGTGGGGAGCTGGAGCTGCTGAAAGCACTGATTGCCGCACTGCGCCAAAGTGGTGCCAATGATCAAAAAGCGGCAGCACAGCTGATGTTGGTTAAGTTCGCAGATCAAAATGCTTTGCCTATTTTGGAATCTGTTTTTCTGACAAAAAGCGGAAAAACACCTTTTTCAGCCAAAATTGGATCTTTTCCAACCAAGGCTTGCCGAGAAACACTATCTGATCTCATGCCTCAAATCGAAGATTTGATGCGCCGCGTTGAAACCGCACGAGAGGCCCGCATAGCCCTGAGTGCCTTAAATAAAACCCGTGCACTATATGACTTCGCGCAGGCATTTTTGCCTGCGTACTCAGCCGCCAAACAATTTCGCGGCTGGTTGGATTTTGACGACCTGATCCTGAAGGCACGTGCGCTTTTGACCAATTCGGATGTGGCAGCTTGGGTATTGTTCCGTCTTGATGGAGGGATCGACCATATTCTTGTGGACGAAGCACAGGACACCAGCCCAGTGCAATGGCAGGTAATCGAACGTCTGGCACAGGAATTCACCAGCGGAGAGGGCGCGCGAGCGGATGTGTTGCGCACAATCTTTGTTGTCGGCGATAAAAAACAGTCAATCTATTCCTTTCAGGGGGCCGATCCGGGTGAATTTGACCGGATGCAGCTAGAATTCGATAAGCGCCTGTCATCAATAGGCACACCCCTGCAAGGGCTGGAGATGGAGTATTCATTCCGCTCGTCTCAGGCAATTTTGTCTTTGGTGGATCAAGCTTTTCAGAACAATGAAACCAGTGGGTTTGCCGCCAATCTGACTCACAAGGCATTTCACGCCGATATGCCAGGTCGGGTTGATCTGTGGCCGCTTGTTGAAAAAAACAATTCCGAAGATGGCCCTGAATGGTTTCAACCTGTTGATGTCAAAGCCGCTAGCGATCCGACGGTGATTTTGGCACACACCATCGCCACCAATATCCGCCAGCTTATTGATAGCAAGTCCGCCATTCCCGACGGTCAGGGAATGCGCCCCGTGCAAGCTGGTGACTTCCTGATCTTGTTTCAAAAACGGTCTGAACTGTTTCACGAGATCATTCGCGAGTGCAAGGCGCAAAGCCTGCCCATTGCCGGCGCTGACCGTTTGAAAATCGGGGCCGAACTGGCGGTTCGCGATCTAGTGGCAATTTTGTCATTTCTCGCCACACCCGAGGACAGCCTGTCACTGGCTATCATCTTAAAATCACCGCTGTTTAATTGGTCAGAGGCACAGCTATATAATTTGGCCCACGCTCGAGCCGACAAATACCTTTGGACCAGTCTACGCAATCGTGCAGATGAATTCTCAAACGTTATGGACGTCCTTGATGATCTGCGGCAGCAGGCGGATTATATGCGGCCATATGAATTGCTAGAGCGTATCCTAACCCGTCATGATGGACGTCGCTTGTTCTTGGGCCGCCTTGGGTTTGAGGCCGAAGACGGCATTGATGCGCTGCTGGCTCAGGCAATCGCATATGAACAACAGGCCGCCGACAGCCTGACCGGGTTTTTGCAGTGGATGCAGGCAGATGATCTGGAAATAAAACGCCAGTTGGAAAATTCCGGTGATCGTATTCGCGTCATGACCGTACATGGCGCCAAGGGGCTTGAGGCCCCGATTGTCATTCTGGCAGATACCGCAAAGCAGCAAAGCCGTCAGCATAATCAGGTCATAACTCAGGGCGATCTGGCATTTTGGCGCACCAAAGCTGATGAAACGCCAAAGAATCTTGCACAGATCACGGAACATTTGAAAACCGCTGACACTGCAGAACGCAATCGCCTGCTTTATGTCGCAATGACGCGTGCGGAAAAATGGCTGATCGTTGCTGCGGCGGGTGATCTCGGTAAATCTGGTGATACTTGGCATGATAAAATTCGCACAGCGATGGAGCATCTTGGCGCGGTAGAGCATTCTTTTCTGCGTGGCACTGGATTGCGGTTGGAACACGGAGATTGGTCCGAACCTTCACAGACCAGTGAAGAACCGTCGCCAGAAGATATTGTCCCTTTGCCTGATTTTTATCATCAAGCAGCCCCCAACCCGCAACAGCCGACCAAAACGCTCAGCCCTTCAGAGCTGGGCGGAGCAAAGGCCTTACCCGGTGATGATGGGCTAGATGAAGAGGCAGCCAAACGGCGCGGGCGGCAAATTCACCTATTGCTGGAGCACCTGCCCAAATTTGCCACCACTGATTGGCACAGCATGGCAGTTGAATTACTTAATTCAGGCTCTGATTCAGCCCAACCTGATGAAATTAGCGCGATCTTTGCCGAAGCGTCAACAGTTCTCAACACATCGGATTTGGTAACGCTCTTCGCTGAAAATACGCTGGCCGAAGTACCCATAACCGCAACACTTCCTGTGTTGAATTGCCAACGCATTCATGGCGTCATTGACCGGTTGATCATCGATGAACACCGCATTCTTGCCGTGGATTTCAAATCAAATGCAACTGTGCCCGCCACGCCACAGGATTGCCCAGAAGGGCTATTACGACAAATGGGGGCCTATGCGCTGGCGCTTAGTCAGATCTATCCAGATCACAAAATTGACGTGGCCTTGCTTTGGACCAGAACCGCAAGCCTCATGTCACTGCCGCACGATCTTGTGACTGATGCCGTGTCGCGTACCGTCATCCCTTGA